The Salvia miltiorrhiza cultivar Shanhuang (shh) chromosome 1, IMPLAD_Smil_shh, whole genome shotgun sequence genome has a window encoding:
- the LOC131004749 gene encoding uncharacterized protein LOC131004749, whose translation MLMHQKSPLSTINALKPANTCFLLLKTPTPTKYLGHFQTCYNPYLLYSPGNFIFTSLFTMRLPLLLLLLLILIATSSASTPLPAHFNLPPWNDPESSTHRRTSIRLHFSRYSSAKNIAYDDDKRLVPTGANPLHNR comes from the exons ATGTTGATGCATCAGAAATCTCCACTGTCTACAATAAATGCCTTAAAACCTGCAAATACTTGTTTCCTTTTGCTCAAAACCCCCACCCCCACTAAATACCTTGGTCACTTTCAAACATGTTATAATCCATATTTGTTATACTCTCCCGGAAATTTCATTTTCACCTCCCTTTTTACAATGAGGCTTCCTCTccttctgctgctgcttctcATTCTCATCGCCACCTCCTCAGCCTCAACACCTCTGCCTGCTCACTTCAACCTTCCTCCTTGGAATGATCCAGAATCTTCTACACACAGGAGGACCTCAATTAGGCTGCACTTCTCCAGATACTCATCCGCCAAGAATATCGCCTACGACGATGATAAGCGCCTCGTTCCCACCGGAGCTAACCCTCTACACAACAG GTGA